TGACAAATTGAAAGCCAACGGAGCAACCGTTACGCTGACCGATCCTGCACCGGGTGAAGATCATGGCGGCTGTTTTATTCAGGCGTTTTTTGCCTCTAAAGGCTGGATTGCTGAACAAAACATAAATAAATAAGCTTTTAATAAATAACAATCTACATCCGGTTACTTTTGGTGGCCGGATGTACTTTTTTAGGGGGATCATGAAAGTATTGCTCTTGAGCACTGCGTATCCATACCGAGGAGGGATCGCTCATTTTGTGGAGACCTTGGCACGCGGCTTAGCCAATCGGGGCGATGAGGTGCAACTGGTCACCTTTACGAGGCAATATCCGGAAGTACTTTTTCCTGGAAAAACGCAATTAGAGACCGCTCCACCGACAACAGACCTTCGGATTACCCGCTTATTAGATACCATTAATCCGGTTTCGTGGTGGAAAACCGCTCGGTTCATTGCGCAAGAAAAGCCAGATGTGGTGATTCTAAAATACTGGATGCCTTTTTTTGCGCCTGCTTTTGGAACGGTGGTACGGTACTTGCGCAAACGTCATATTCCTGCAATTGTTATTGTGGACAACGCCATTCCACACGAAAAAAGGTGGGGAGATTGGCGCCTTTCGCGTTGGTTGCTACGGGCCTGCAAAGGCTTGGTGGTGATGTCGGCATCGGTACAAAAAGATGTGGAAAAACTGGGCATCAACCGCCCAATACGCTTGGTGGCACATCCCATTTACAACCTTTTTGGGGATCCGATTCCAAAAGAAACAGCCCGAGAACGTCTAAATTTGGACGCAGAAGCCCCGGTTCTACTTTTCTTTGGGTTTATCAGACGGTATAAGGGCTTGCACATTTTATTGGAGGCCATGCCTTGGGTGAAGGCGGCTCTACCCAACATCAAACTCTTGGTGGCGGGAGAGTTTTACGAAGAAGAGACGCTATATCGAACCCAAATAGAAACCTTAG
This Bacteroidetes Order II. bacterium DNA region includes the following protein-coding sequences:
- a CDS encoding glycosyltransferase, producing the protein MKVLLLSTAYPYRGGIAHFVETLARGLANRGDEVQLVTFTRQYPEVLFPGKTQLETAPPTTDLRITRLLDTINPVSWWKTARFIAQEKPDVVILKYWMPFFAPAFGTVVRYLRKRHIPAIVIVDNAIPHEKRWGDWRLSRWLLRACKGLVVMSASVQKDVEKLGINRPIRLVAHPIYNLFGDPIPKETARERLNLDAEAPVLLFFGFIRRYKGLHILLEAMPWVKAALPNIKLLVAGEFYEEETLYRTQIETLDIGKVVELHSNYIPNDRVPVYFSATDVVVQPYVTATQSGVAQIAFQFDKPTILTDVGGLAEVVPDGIAGLVVPPENPEALAQAIIRYFHENLSPVLTAGVRHEKAKYDWKHLYSAVDELLETP